CTGGTTCTGGTCGGCTCGGAAGCGGGAGCCGGCCAGGACGAGGGCGTTGAACTCGCGGCTGATGGTGGTGAAATTCTCGCCGGAGGCTGACGACGCCATGGATAGAGATGACGACGGCGGCGGCGTCAAGGCGTGGATGTCTCTCATCGGGAATGATTCATCTGAATTATCGTGATTGTGAGTGTTGTTTCTCGTTCTTTGCTCGTTCAacatcgagagagagagagagagagagagaggagagggtAGGGTTTTAAGATTTGAGATTAGTCATGGAGGAATGGTGATCAAgctgctatatatatatatggacggtaaataaatttaattagatttttatatttattttgatttggttATTTTGTAGTATATGAATACATTATATTAATGTTGATTGAAGAGATATTGATTGCAAAAATGAGGATGCTTGAATTGATTGCTAGTGTAGCGACTTCCACACTTGGTAGATTGAAATTGACCAATATTTATTGCAATTATACAAAATTTTATTGTACTAAACTAATGAACAATCGTAATATTTTGTTACTTAAACTGAGAAATGATATGATAGAGAAATGAAGTTAAAAACGACTTTTCTAAGGTTATGAGTATGGGGATTAATGAGTCAATTTTATGTCTCCAcaagaattaatttatttttacttgaTCAACATATTATATACATTTGAACATATATGTCCATATTAGGTGCATGAGtttgatttgattattttataaaacaatCGAGTCGTTGTGATTCTAGATGCGTGTAATTAATGAGtatttagtagtactagtatgaAATGCCTATTTCACAAAATGTGTTGGTTGTACTTGTGTTTTTTGTTTGCTTGGATATATGGTCTAATTTGTACCAGCTTGGCTATTGATCTGTGGACGATCTATTATCACATCGTATATTTGGAAAAATATATACAATTGAATGAgttgttataaaataaactaaatgtCACGTTCAACTTTTGTCAAATGGATGAGTTGTCCCTCTAATGATTTTATCGATGATTATGCTATTGGTGGTGGATTAATCATAATCGGCATTCGTGGCACAACATCCATAAATACAACACCTTCCATTATTGAACCATCATCCAATAATtcatcatttccatttttttctgatggatttaattcttttttattaatgataGTCATATAGTAGTATAATCTGCATTAACttcataaatttaatacttttgATTGATGATGTTACAATCATATATTGAAAACGTACGCATGAATATATGTGGTGAAAAATATATGCAGTGCACATCGATCAGACGAGTGTAAACATCTGGTTCCCAttcatctatatctatggatACATTATTATGGTGCCCACCAATAactttatcatttttaataatatagtaTTACTATATAgttaaaaaattatagtactaattttATGTAATTAATCCTTATTAATTTATcgacaaataaaaattaaaacaagtATATACTCCATATGACCTAATTATGAAAACTGAAAGTGTTAACTCAAATCAATCctcaactaaaaaaaattaaatttaaccaAACTAACAATTACAAAATCAAactaattgaattttttttatgttcgGTGGAAACAAATAGCATGATTAAGATCAAATTCAAACTCtcttaaaaaaacataaaatgcaAATTTAAATTAGTCACTCCGTACTTGACACATTTGTTTGGACACTCATTTAAGAATTGATGTTTAAAACTTTAataaagagataataaaataaattaaaaaataaagtattaaAAAGTGATGGAAGTATATCTCAAATAACTTGGGTTAGGGAAAATCGATAAGAATCAGTCGGCCCAATATAGCCGGGCCTTGTATTGGGCTTTGAGATACCCAGCTGATTAACAATACCATGCAAAATTCTTCTAAACTaaactacaaaataaataaataaataaaacagcaTAAATCAATTGTAAAATGCCATAACCTTTTCAAAATGTGGATTTCATGTTACTTTGTAGATGAACGACTATCTATAAATTTAGACAAAGTTCTTTTTAATTCCAACAGTTTGTTGGTTGCGCTTAGCGGAGCTTGAATGATTCCTATTATCTTTACCAATCGTCGAAATGATAAAAGCGAAATATGTGGTTATCGGTTAGCCTGATAATCTAAAATAACTTAAACACTTTTGTCTTGGCACTTAAGATCCGATTGGTTATCGATTATAACCGATGACCAATGGTTAGTTGCTATACCAAATTAAACTATAAAAGATAATTCAAGTAAAGCACAACATAATTTAGGTGTTCAAAGTAAAGCATTCAGAAGGTATATCGCCTTATTTCATCTTCGAGCATCACATCAATATTTGCGATGTCATCCACTGCCTTATTGAATTCATTCAATTGTTCACCAATTGCCTTGTCTTCGAAGACCTTGTATGAGTACAATTTTTGCTTCATGTATAAGCGGTTTGCGAGAGATTTTGTCATGTAGAGGCTCTCTAATTTTGCCGACACTCTTGCCTCAGTAGTTTCCCTTGAAACCTCTCGAATGAGCTTATCTCCAAGGGACAGAATAATAGCGCTATGCTCCTTGTCCATCACGTTTTTCATCTTCACATGATCTTTGGCGCTAAGATCAGTACCTTGTTCTCGAAAGCATCAATCAAGCATTGCTATATGAGCATGACCCTCATTTTGATTCTTTATAATCCAAAATCGTTCTTCCTTATAAACTTCTGACTCTATAATCTTATTGCATCCATTCTCTCTTTTGTAAGCTAAATTCTCATAGACGATGCCACTCGTTAAAGGTACAAGATAACTCGAATTAATAACAAGAACTTAGAAGACAGATTTATATGGTTTGACCTTTCGATCTACGTCCATGGAAGGAGGAAAATGATTCACTAAGATTTTACAAGATTTCAACTCTCAATCACTCAAGAGAGATACAAAATGAAATCTCAAACTAATCTCAAGTTTAGCTCTCTATATTATGGTCTATCTCTCAAAGTAACCAATGTAATAGTAGTATAATGTATAATTGAGCCTCCAATTTATGAGTCAAATCGCCGAGTTTGACTCGGTGGCAGGCCGTtcttgaaaaattaaattccaaaATAAGCTTCTAAGAAGCAGCCatccatttcattttcattttcattttcatttgtcaCGTGATAAATAACACCACCCCCTAATATCGGATACATAATTTCTTTATATGTTGTAGTTTATACACGTCActaataaataagaaaaacGAAAAATATCACAACTTTTTTAGTGTGAATTGAATTATTCGAACATTAAAGTCAAATCAATGGCTGGAAAGTTCATGCAACCAAACTAAAAACAGTTGAGCAACAAGTGGACAATTTAAATGCTGTAaggatattattattattattattattattattattattattattattattattattattaaatgcCCAATATGCCCTAATTAGAAATCTTCATGAAATTCGAGCATGATTTTCTTTTCAAATATGGATTAAGTACAATTTTGTGGTGTGTCGTGTCCATGTCTATTTTGCTGcatctttttcatttcaaaTAATCATACTATTAAGTAGTAATATACTCTATATTTCGGATAATTAGTCTAACTTCACGCTTCAAATGTAGTAAATCGGATTCCTATTCGGGCAATTCAAAATAGACAAGTCACAAAAATGAATACTCCATTTCATATGCAATAATAAGTTAAAagattagaaaaataaaaattcaaatatgacttctaaaaagtaaattagttgacaaaaataaaataaaataaataaatagtcgGAATAGAAGGAAAGTGTTAATGAATTTCCTTGACTCAGCAGTTCATATATGTTGAATTTCAGCATTCCTTCAATTTCGATTTCGATTTCGATTTCGATTTCCAAACCCTCTAAATAATTCTCCCAAATCGTAGCCCCCACCGTCCTACATCTCGCAGCAATCCAAATTTATTCGTTTCTGATTCAAAATTCTCTTCACGTATTTATTGGATCAGCTCATTGGATTGAAAAggatataatttcatttttgggTCAATAGAAATCGCCAGCTCTCTCATTCGACTTCGATTTTGTTCAGGTGTGCTTTGAAGCTAAGTTATATTTGTGTATTTTAGATTTGAGAAGGATTGAATTTTGGCGGTTATTGACTTCTGTTTACTGCAATCCAGCAACTGTATCGGCTCAGAGATCGGGATAGGTGAAGGAATCGGAGATTCAAAGATTTAGGTGTGAAAGTCATTAGCTTTATTAGATTGGGGTTTTGTACCTGTGGTTGATATTACCGATCGATAAGCTAGGGTTTACTCGATCTCGTGTTTGTGATTTACATTTTGCTGGAGAAATTGGGGCTTTTTAGTTAAACAGGTCGATTTTGGTTCATTTTCTGTAATGGGTAATTGTTGTGCAACACCGCAAACCTCTGATGAGAAGAAGTCAAACCCTTACTTCGATGGGAAGCCTGTTCCTAATGGTGGGCATAAATCTTATGTGTTGGAGAATCCAACAGGGCATAATATAGAGGAGTTTTATGAGCTCGGGCGGGAGCTCGGACGGGGTGAATTTGGGATCACGTATATGTGTACTGATAAAAGCAATGGAGAGATTCTTGCTTGTAAGTCGATATCAAAGAAGAAGTTGAGGACTAGAGTGGATATTGAGGATGTTAAGAGAGAGGTTGAGATCATGAAGCATCTGCCAAAGCATTCCAATATAGTGACGTTGAAGGACACTTATGAGGATGATAGTGCAGTCCATTTAGTCATGGAGTTGTGTGAAGGTGGTGAGTTGTTTGATAGGATTGTTGCTAGAGGTCATTATACCGAAAGGGCTGCTGCAGCTGTGACTCGCACGATTGTTGAAGTTATTCAGGTGAGGGTTTCTGTGATTGGGGAGTTTTTGTGCTTAGATAATTTATATGGGGTGGTATTTACTTCTTTTACACGATTAAATTTTGTTCCAGTATTAGGGGCTGTGTAGTTTAGTTAGTATCAAGTGTTAACATTTATCTCAAAGGATTGTTGGCAATGTGATAGACTGGATTGATGAATGCTGATTCAGTTGAATAATTATATGACATGTAACCCATTTAGATCTTTGCACATCTAGGTTTTCGAGGAATCAGATTCTATTTGGTggtatgttttctttttgtcaATGAAATGCATAAATAGGAAGATGTATTAGCCTTATTGCTTGTGTGTCAGGTTTTGTTGCTTTTAATTTGCTTATGCTTTTGACTTACTATAGAAACCCACATGGTTCTCCCTATCATTTATTTGATTCCACTGCGTGGCATCTTTCCTCTGCAATGAGTGAATTAATTAAGTTGGACTTCTCTGCAGAACTGTCACAAGCATGGAGTCATACATCGCGATCTCAAGCCTGAAAATTTCTTGTTCAGCAATAAGAAGGAAACAGCACCCCTCAAAGCTATCGATTTTGGGCTGTCCGTCTTCTTCAAGCCTGGTAATGCCTTTGCACTCAGAGTACTCATTGTACAGCTAGATATAAGGTTGATCGTTTTCATCTGTAACTGATTCATTAGTAATTCAACAGGCCAGATATTTGATGAGATAGTCGGAAGTCCCTATTATATGGCTCCGGAGGTGCTGAAAAGGAACTACGGTCCAGAAATTGACGTCTGGAGTGCTGGTGTGATTCTCTACATTTTACTCTGCGGTGTTCCGCCATTTTGGGCTGGTAAGTTCCCATAATATCTGTTAATACAATGCGGAGAATAATTTAAGTAATTGTCTGAATCTACATTTTCTTAAAACGGTCAGAGTATCTGGAAGTTTGAAATTCAGATCATGCCCTTTATTCAGTCTCTTATTTTCATGTATTCCTTACATAAATTGCCTGTGGCTTGCAGAAACTGAGCAAGGAGTTGCCCAAGCGATCATTCGTTCTAATGTTGACTTCAAGAGAGAACCGTGGTCCAAAGTATCCGATAGAGCGAAGGATCTGGTGAAGAAAATGCTCAACCCTGATCCCAAACAACGTCTTACAGCACAAGAAGTTCTCGGTATATAGTACTCTATTTGATTAGTTTTCTGCATAAACTGCTCAATTCTTCCCTTCCAATGCCCTTATATAGTTATATCAAATACGAAGCTCTTGACATATAAAACTCTTCGACTTGCAGATCATCCCTGGTTACAAAATGCAAAGACTGCTCCTAATGTTTCTCTGGGTGAAACTGTCAGAGCTAAGCTCATGCAATTTTCAATGATGAATAAGTTGAAGAAAAGAGCTCTTAGGGTAATTTCCTGCTTTCTGAATCGCAAAAGAGTTTGATCCATTGACGGCGCTCTTGCAGTTTTCTTGTACTAAATTTCTCATTCAAATTTCAGGTGATTGCTGAGCATTTGTCAGTAGAGGAAGTGGCGGGAATAAAAGAGGGGTTCAAATTGATGGATACAGACAACAAGGGGAAGATTGACATCAATGAGTTGAGGGCTGGATTACATAAGCTTGGTCATCAAATCCCCGAATCTGATCTCGTAGCTCTCATGGAAGCGGTAAGTGTCTTTTTGACTTTGAACATTAATATTTAGGATTTGGTATCTTTTCTGAAAGGTTAGAGATCATAGAGTCATTATCCTTCAAGCCGTGTTTTTTCACAAAAAATCTCTTCCATTCCTTGTCAAACTATTTTTTCCCCTTTCCACCATTCGACTATTAGGAAGTAATGAGTCCGTCTCTCTTCTTGCAGGGCGATGTGGATAAGGATGGATATCTCGACTGTGCAGAGTTTGTTGCCATTTCTGTACACCTAAGGAAGTTGGGCAATGATGACCATCTGCGCAAGGCCTTCGACTATTTTGATAAAAATGGAACTGGATACATAGAAATTGAAGAGCTGAGGGACGCCTTTGCTGATGAGCCAGAAGCTACCAGTGAAGAGATCATAAATGCCATCATTCAAGATGTTGACACGGACAAGGTTAGCAATATTTATTCTTCTAGTCCGGTTTCTATATGTTTCCTGTGAGGCGGTTTAAAGTTGAGCATGGGAGAACACGAGACATAGCGGGAGTTTACTCTACACTCTGACTGACGAGTTAGATCGACTTTAGATGGATTGTCAAATATTACACGTTCAAATAAACTCAAATTGTTCCATCCATAAAAATGTGATCTTTATTGTTTTACTCCAGCGAATCTATCATCCAACGTAAAGTGAATGAATGTGTTTTCAATATCTCTGCAGGATGGTCGGATAAGTTACGAGGAGTTCACTGCAATGATGAAATCCGGCACAGATTGGAGAAAAGCGTCGAGACAATATTCACGTGAACGATACAACAGTCTTAGCTTGAAATTGATGGAAGATGGCTCCTTACAGAAGAACCAATGAGACTAGATAGGTGGGAAGAACACTGACTTGCTTCGGCTTAAGCTGAAAAACTAGGATGTTTCGTGATTCAGACCCAAGGACTTCAGGCAAAAACAAAAGATGAAATTCTTTTTTCTTTGATTATATTTATGTTAAATTGGCTGGTTGCAAGATTCCTTTGGTTTAGGATGACAAAAAATAGGTCATTAATCATGTTACTACGGTTTGTGTGGTTTGTTTGTTGGTTGGTTGCTATTGTGGGATATAGATTCGGATATATGTGAAggatcttttaatgtgtatgtTTCTGGTAAGAATTGTAATACCTTTTCAGTTGTATATAGACATATTCTTCATCTTTTAAAATTCTACATGAGCATTAGTATAATTCTAGCTTTTTAGAGCAGTTGTTAACTCAGGTCGAATGAAGCGAACCTGAGTGGAGGGGATTAAGCCCCTATTACATAATTGCTTTATTCATTCTTTCTATTGTTATTTTTGTCGAAATTGTTCGAAACCATTCTAGCAGAAATaatcaaaagaaataaaatgctAAAAAAATTGTCTGAGATAAGAAGAAAACGTCAAATTgaggtaaaagaaaaaaaagttaaaaaatagtCTTACATAGACTTAGTTTTAAGCTAGATTAATGTATTGTACAAAATGTACTAATAATAGTATAACTATTTTTATTCGATTATAAAAAATTAGGCTCAATTAAGAAGAGGTGAGGCAGCGATTTGCCCCAGCTTTCTGTAGTATGTCGATTAATCATATTTGAGAGAGCCTTAGTTTTCGAACTGCAGCTTAAtcatattttgtattttcaacttcaattactttcataaaatatccctaatttatagtactatttgCCTTCGAAAATCCTCAATCTTGCAATCTCATATTTCTTAGGTGAATTATAATTTACTATCGATATTGATTTTTTTGAAAGGTTAGTCatgttaattttttatatattatgcattttttaaaatttggagAGTTGATTTATCATTCCGTTGTCGAATTATATCAAGGTAATTAAGCACAAATTTTAACTTATTGGAAAAATTGAGGGCTTtgaagaaaaacacaaaaaaataacGATTAACGATTGATTTTGGAGGACCAATCCCCTAGTTTAATGATTGCCATTTTACCCAAAATTTGCATAATATCATGACTTTTCACAACCACAAAATTTGTACAATTTCTCAACACTGAATAGGCAGAATTCAAGTACAATTGGAACAAGAATATCTTCAGTTTTTTGTACATATgcatttaaataatttgttcGTGCAATAATTTATGTCAATTTGACAGAAATACGTGGCATGAATGTATAATGATAGTAGTTGATGGAATACTACAAAGCTCCATCAATAAATACGGATGATATTGGTGACTATTAttctcattttgttttttattgagATATCTAAACTTATTGTTACAATTATTGTTATTGGTCCCTTGATTACCACACTTCAATCGTGCATCATTGATCTCATTTATTAGACATAACTCATCACATAACATAACATCcacgaaaatttatttaaatatatatattaaaaaaattccacGAAAAATGCAATCGTGTATCATTGATCTCATTTATTCGACATAAGTTACTTGATTAACATCCACGAAACTTTGAgttgtagtatatatttttttaattatatatcgCTTACATATACAtgatgattaatttttttttattttcctccaTATTGAAGAGTGGTTTTTCCATTTCagttttttcttcaattttttttgaatttgatgattttttgaaaataaaaataaataaattaggtGGTGTGAGATGTTTAGGTGCGATATTAGTATGACTTACAAAACTACAAATTGTGGGCCAAATAGTCTAATGATtgtggaattaattaaatttcactGAATTTGACAGCGAAGAATTTTATGCATATATACAACTAATCCAAGAAATCTGCAAATTAAGATTGTCTATGTCGGAGCTATGTTTAAGAACTTAGTTACAAGGttttataaaatttcattatACTTTGCTTGCTTAAAGTGTATGTTGTTGATGGACttacatattattattatttgtattatcttgcaatttcaaaaaaaaaaactaatgttCCATGAGGTCAATTAATCAAAaacagaaattaatgcaaaattccTTTAGTTCATAACTTCGTATCAAAGCCTAAAGCAATCAAGATTAGGACACGAGgccacaatatatatatatatatatatatatatatatagaggtgtgattAAATACAAACCCCTATCTGGCACTTGGgggaatgtcaacgcctaatacaaattctgtcactggggaATGTCAACATTGTCAATGTCTAAAgcttgtatagtttgtattatagagggtttgtagattatcatgactatatatatatatatatatatatatatatatatatatatatatatataacagtacaattttttttatttttttttagtgATGGAGAAAGAGATTAAACAATCTTGTTAATTATTATTGACTGATATAAAACATCGGTAGTATTATTATTTGAGAATCTTTTTAAGACGAAGAAAAAGATTCTTgtcatagtagtattatttaaactTCATCATAATCGTTATATTGTGTTatcattattaatttaatatgtgTAGTGATCTTGCATCCATTGAGAACTTTTGTTGATAAATCTGATACgagtcttatactattattatttagtttaaatatattagggatttgcatatctttttctatatctttgttttcttgttcattaagtcagtagcattataaataggagttattgttatcactttattcattcaatcaatatatgaaattatcgttcttttggctcaattgagtagcaaacaagaaacatctcctaaggttgccgacgaggctaatctcgcgctcaaccgccccttttttgccgtccaagtcatgacccaacgttgggcgctcgacaacgacgacatctcgtttcttgattttgtgtggaaatcgacgttaaggatttaggtccttaacaactggtgctttcatcccgtgcTCATCCTCCGTCTTCATCATCCATATTCCCCAAATAAatcaccaatataaaaaaaaattcagtcaCATCACCTGCCCGATCACCTCCCACTGTCGAGCTTCACCGCCGCCGTTCAATGTCATCATGTTACGCAACTACACTGAAGTGGGGCGTTATGAACAACTATTCGATCAATTGGATGCCGCTATGTCCAGGTTGGAAACACGTTGTTACAAAATCGAACGGCGTAAGATAAACTTGCTTGCGTCTAAAGCAACGTATGCACAACAGGAGTGCTACGATTCCCGCAAAGAGATTCGTGCACCTCCGCGGCCGGAGCCACCGCCTCATCAGCCGCCAGACCCGATGTACTCACAGCGAACCCGCCGCTATCCGCCCACAGTCAGTCGCGGCCTAGAACACCTCCTTATACATCTGGGTCGTCATCGTATTTCAGCCCAGATATGTACAGCCCGCAGCCGTATTCTTGTTCAGACTGGGAACAACCTGGAGTGCTCAGCGACTACTACGACCCGCCGCACGAGCGCTCTAATTCTAGCCGGTATTCCGTCCGACGGAATGCCTACCGGCCACCTGGAGAGCTCAGCGACTACTACGAGCCGCCGCATGCACGCTCTAATTCCAGCTGGTATTTTGCCCGACAGAATGTCTACCGGCCTCCGCGCAACGCCTTCACCTCTGGGGATCAGTTCGCGGAGCAGGAACAACCACTCCGACAGCCACATTGCGCTCGCCAAAGCCAGAACTCGGGTTGGTCTTCGCCAGAATCGCACCATCAACCGTTTCTGCATGCGAAAAACCAGACTTGCTGGGATCTGCCCTCCCAAACGTCCGGTCGCCGTGTTGGAAAGATTCGCACTCCCCCGTTGCCAGAACATCCGCCACAGCTGACTCCCCCAAACCTGTTGTGCCAGCAGCCCCAAAACCGGAACCAGCGCCCCACGTTCCCAAGCTCTCGTACCCCCACACGCCCGCAGCTCGTGCTCGACCAGAAGCCACCGCTATGGTCAGATCGTCAGCTAcagcagccaagtacaacatCGATTATTGAGCTTCCGCCCTACGCCGCACCGAGGCCTTGCCAGCCCTTGCTATCGATGTTTGTAAAAGCTCCATTATGCGCCTCTCCTCGTCAACCGCAAGCGGGTGTCTCAAGCTCAAGGAAAAAGGAGTGGAAAATTGATTTGCACGATGGTGAAGAGAAGTGGGACGAGATGTTGATAGTACTTAGTAATGTGTGGAATCAGAAAGAGATAAGGAAGGAGAATGACTCTATTACCAAAAGAGAAGATGAGGTCAACAACACCTTTCTGAGGCTGCTCGAGAAAGAGATGACACTTGAAGCTCTTGATTCTAGTTTGGAGTCGAAAGAAAAGGATTTACGTATGCATCCTGAAAAGCAGAGCAAAATCGCGAGGATGGACAAGGCTGCTTTTGAGATACAAAAGTACAACCttgaagaggaaagggaagagAAGAGAAGGTTATTTGAGGATGAGATTAGAGTCAAGACTGTAAAATTGGTTACGAAGAAGACCGCAATCAGCAACAcaaagaaaatattgaaaaagagaGGGCAGTCTCatgcgtttgatccaggaggagttgcctcgccgaagcttctggtttcaactctcctttttgcttcgtaGTTCCCACCTttaggacaaggtggattttaaccgtgggggagttgatacgagtcttatactattattatttagtttagatatattagggatttgcatatctttttctatatctttgttttcttgttcattaagtcagtagcattataaataggagttattgttatcactttattcattcaatcaatatatgaaattgtcattcttttggctcaattgagtagcaaacaagaaacatctcctaaggttgccgacgaggctgatctcgcgctcaaccgccccttttttgccgtccaagtcacgacccaacgttgggcgctcgacaacgacgacatctcgtttcttgattttgtgtggaaatcaaCGTTAAGGATTTAGTTCCTTAACAAAATCATCATAAGTTTGTCTGTTTAAACTTTAAAGAATCCTCCACAAATTAGGAAGAAATAGATGATTTATCACTAACAAATCGTTTGTGGTAAATGCATGATCATATTATTACTGCTGAACATTATTTTCTTCCTTGTCCCTGTTTTGTGAAGTGTATATCACTGATATGACTATGAAGATATATGGAGTACATATTTCATCTTCTATATTTTCGACAAATAGATGATTT
This portion of the Salvia splendens isolate huo1 chromosome 10, SspV2, whole genome shotgun sequence genome encodes:
- the LOC121752111 gene encoding calcium-dependent protein kinase 32-like, producing MGNCCATPQTSDEKKSNPYFDGKPVPNGGHKSYVLENPTGHNIEEFYELGRELGRGEFGITYMCTDKSNGEILACKSISKKKLRTRVDIEDVKREVEIMKHLPKHSNIVTLKDTYEDDSAVHLVMELCEGGELFDRIVARGHYTERAAAAVTRTIVEVIQNCHKHGVIHRDLKPENFLFSNKKETAPLKAIDFGLSVFFKPGQIFDEIVGSPYYMAPEVLKRNYGPEIDVWSAGVILYILLCGVPPFWAETEQGVAQAIIRSNVDFKREPWSKVSDRAKDLVKKMLNPDPKQRLTAQEVLDHPWLQNAKTAPNVSLGETVRAKLMQFSMMNKLKKRALRVIAEHLSVEEVAGIKEGFKLMDTDNKGKIDINELRAGLHKLGHQIPESDLVALMEAGDVDKDGYLDCAEFVAISVHLRKLGNDDHLRKAFDYFDKNGTGYIEIEELRDAFADEPEATSEEIINAIIQDVDTDKDGRISYEEFTAMMKSGTDWRKASRQYSRERYNSLSLKLMEDGSLQKNQ